A section of the Sceloporus undulatus isolate JIND9_A2432 ecotype Alabama chromosome 3, SceUnd_v1.1, whole genome shotgun sequence genome encodes:
- the LOC121925072 gene encoding beta-1,3-galactosyltransferase 5-like — MVASNGNQVKMSCKKKIFTCIFALALAFFMLLVHFASNIICLLNPKGMSVFNRNNEGFLKVPDLDCSKNAPFLVILVTSRLGETEARMAIRNTWGKKRVIADKRVVTYFLLGNNSRPYDQIGITTEHVLYKDIIQKDFMDTYHNLTLKTLMGLEWIHKFCPQSTFVMKTDSDMFVNPYYLTELLLKRNSTTGLFTGLLMKHSFPVRNPNSKWYVSKEEYPGIIYPTFASGTGYVLSTDVARLVYVVSDRVPFLKVEDVFVGMCLAELKIQPEKLPSESTFFGGHVPFSPCRYKKIITSHFITPTQNLMYWDSMEKTMDGECPEVQ; from the coding sequence aTGAGCTGCAAGAAAAAAATCTTCACCTGTATTTTTGCATTGGCCCTTGCTTTTTTCATGTTATTAGTTCATTTCGCTTCTAACATTATCTGCCTACTAAATCCAAAGGGCATGTCAGTTTTCAACAGAAACAATGAGGGCTTTTTGAAAGTGCCTGATTTAGACTGCAGTAAGAATGCACCATTCCTGGTTATACTGGTGACATCTCGACTTGGTGAAACTGAAGCACGGATGGCTATCCGTAATACATGGGGCAAGAAAAGGGTAATAGCTGATAAACGTGTTGTCACATATTTTCTCTTGGGAAATAATTCACGACCCTATGACCAGATTGGTATCACTACTGAACATGTACTATATAAAGACATCATTCAGAAGGATTTTATGGACACATACCATAATTTAACTTTAAAGACTTTGATGGGCCTTGAATGGATCCACAAATTCTGTCCACAGTCTACCTTTGTGATGAAAACTGATTCTGACATGTTTGTTAATCCTTATTACCTGACTGAacttcttttgaaaagaaacagTACCACCGGATTGTTTACAGGTCTGTTAATGAAGCACAGCTTTCCAGTAAGGAATCCAAACAGTAAGTGGTATGTGAGTAAAGAGGAATATCCAGGGATCATTTACCCTACATTTGCTTCAGGAACTGGTTATGTTCTCTCTACTGATGTTGCAAGACTAGTATATGTAGTTTCAGACAGGGTCCCCTTCCTTAAAGTGGAGGATGTCTTTGTAGGTATGTGCCTTGCTGAACTCAAAATTCAACCAGAAAAACTTCCTTCAGAGTCAACCTTTTTTGGAGGCCATGTTCCATTTTCTCCTTGCCGTTATAAGAAAATCATCACAAGTCATTTCATCACTCCCACACAGAACCTGATGTATTGGGACAGTATGGAGAAGACCATGGATGGAGAATGTCCAGAAGTTCAGTGA